The following is a genomic window from Vicia villosa cultivar HV-30 ecotype Madison, WI unplaced genomic scaffold, Vvil1.0 ctg.001863F_1_1, whole genome shotgun sequence.
ATAACACTGATCATAAGTACAAACCTTGTGAAAATTAGAGAGTTTCTAACATCCGAGCCAGTCATCCTAGGCTTCAAATATTTTAACCAACATTCAAAAACAGAGTACAAGCTGATGAAGTTTGATCTAAAATCACACATGtgcaaacaaaagaaaatatgattattttggtCTTTGTTAAATATCAGCGCTGTAGTGTAGCTTTATTTGATCTAATCACTATTGTTAAGCAACTTGCAATTTAGTATAAAATGTTGTCAAATAGTGACTAAAGCGGCGCTATAGCACTGTTGCATAACGAAGTTTGAGCAAACTGCTATTTTCTGTGATCTGCAATTGATAGCACTAGACAACATGAATCTACAGACAAAGAAGATATAAACTACTAACGAAAATACTTAAAtggaaatcaaaacaaatatctcTCTTACATAAATATAAACCCACAATTTCGATTTATTAAAACTTAAAATGATTGAAAGCAACATTGTTCTTAACATTCAGAACTGAACACAGCCGAAGACTGTGTACATAATGAAAAATTAAGTGTGCAGTTTCCTATCTTCACAATTACTTTGTGAGACTTATTAAGGGATCATCACCGGGGACTTATTCAACACGAGTGTGGGTATCCATCACCTAGGTCCAGATTCTTAGTTTTGCTATGGTTTGCTTTGTGCCCACCAAGAGCTTGGTAAGATTGGAACATTTTTCCGCACCTATCGCACTTGAACCTGGTTTGAGAGTCAGCTTGAGCAAGCGACTCTCCTCCACCGCTCTTTGGCTCCCCTTCGGACAACAAACAAAGAGCGTCAGCTGCTTGTCTATCGGCCACTGTATGAAGTTGGCGGTGGCATTTGGATCTCTTGCGGGTTGGGTTTTGTGGGTAGGGTGCAGATCCGTCTCCTCTGTTTGAGTTTGCAGAGATGGCAGAGAAGTCACGTTTCATAGGTCGAACATTCTCTGTTTGGTTTTTTTCTGGATAGCAAGTCAGTGAGGAAGCAGAAATCGGATGCTGGGTTAAATCTGTTGAATTGGCTGGAGGCATTGGCAATTTGCCGTAGTGAGATCTCATGTGGCCTCCAATGGCTTTCCCATTGGAGAACCACTTATCACAAATCCAACAGACTTTGCCGTTGTTCTTCTCCATAGTTGCAGAAAACCGGAAGTTCGTATACTTCCTCACTCGTTTATTGTGGCTGTGTGTTTGTTGAATTCCAATTTATATAGAGAAAATTTGCAATCCTTGACCAATCCGCTTTGTGTGTCTAACACTTTCCACGTCGGAAATTACGGGGGTAGATACATCACATCTATATACATTGCATCTTTaacattattatatatttacaataAAAAGCCTTCCTTATACAAATGGAACAAAATCTGAAAAGGCCGTTATAAAGGTAGGATATGATGGCCTGCCATCACCCTATTCagcatttgagtttttttttttatttactatgaATTTTTAACTTAATGAGGTTATTCAAGGAaagtataattaaattttttaagattcggttttgcattttttatatatttttctgaaaagtataaaataaataaactatgaAGAGTTATATAGCGATACCGCTATTTTTATTGGCATTTGGCAGGTTACTAAAAAAGCTACAAATTTTAACTAGAAACATTGGTCAATTCATTTCAATATTTCATCTACTTTTTTCCCTCTATTTTAATTCTGTTTAAATTGATACTGCACATGTCCATTATTTCACTGGATAAGAATTTGTGTTTGTCAAGTTCCAGGCATATACACTATACTTGTGTTTGTCAAGTTCCAGGCATATACACTACACATTAAATTTAATAATGATAATGAGCATTATATTTCAAggataaaatgaaagaaaaatagtctttgctatatagtaaaaaaaaattgtttctgtTTAACTTGGATTATTCATGTTTATCTTTTACCATTGATTCCATGATGAATATTTCTAAAGCCGGAATAGTTTTGGCAAACTTATTTGAAGTGGATCTCCTTGATTATGTGGCCTCTATTTTTATCCAAGTAGAAGAAATGTGCGCATTTTATAGCATGCATTCCATATAGTATGCATTTTCTCTATTTGATCATGTCTTAATGATTGCATGTGTATTTATATATCGCATATCACTCTCTTTCTATTTTTGCCCTcttattattttcaatttcatGTGTCAGCAAATATTTTAAGCTAGTATCCTGATTTCCATTTTGATGtatgttttttcttttgttttgaatAAATTGTTTCACAATCTGATGGTTGACACAGTGCAGATCTCTAACTGGACTAAAGAGTCATTAATGTCGGATTGAATAAAAAACTTTAGTGATTGTTccaagtttgaaaattttagatTCACATAGTGACACAATAGTTGgagccatggttttaaattgtggtTGCGGATGCGGTTGTGGGTGTTGAGATTGCGGTCATTGCAGTTGTTGCGATGCACATTGCGGCCGTTGCGGTGTGAATTCTTAAAAGGAAAAGTTTGAAATACAAGTTGAAAAACACTTAATATTAAGATTTTCATTGCTTAATAAGTAAATTGAGTTTTAGGATtctaatattttgatttttgacaaAAGTACTTGAAGAAACATGATTGAAATTGCCTAATGTGGTTCCTAATACAGTCGGAGGCGTGATTTTAAAATCACTCCGCAATTTTGGTCTATGCGGATGTAGAGACAACCGCATTCGCAATATTGCGGATGCAATTGCAGTTGCAGACTACAATTTAAAACCATAGTTAGAATCACAAAATATcaatgaaaattgaaaattttctATGATTGTCAAATAATTTACTttcatttctttgaaaatttgctGTTTCAGAGGGAAAAGAATGTTAAGGTTTCTTTGAATTTTTCCCTTATAAATAAAATCAGAGCCAATGATAACGGCGTGCAAGATGAACTCCAACACATGACTCAAAATTTATTACAATTAAACTGTAATTAAATAGAGTTTTGTTACATGTTCTTCACGATTAAACCGTGACTAAACTGAAATAATGAAAGCTTACTCGTAACTCTAGATTACATGCGTATTTGAATTTTAACCTTATTTGTGAGAGATTTATCAATACTTATGTTTTAACATCCTTATGGTGTGTTTCATAATATTAAAAGCTAGGGTTTTTTTGTTTGAACTATTGGTGTTCAAAACTTTTCAGATTTATTTATGGGAATATGGGAAATGGGGTTTGATCGGTTGAAGTAATGAGTGTTGCATCAAAAGATCCTACTAGCAACAACTTTCAAAAAATAtactaaaagaataaaaaaaactaaaaattcataaaatgtattaaaagaagaaaaattttCACCCCACCCCATAGACATTAGGCGCACCACTGAATTGACAAAATTGTCTTcgtgctttcgtagatgcatctccggaagtaccatttttaataaaaaattggttttttttcgTAAATGCATCTACGAAACCCCTTAAAACATAGTGGAACgtattaattgagaaaatcagaatgtttcgtagatgcatttatggaagatttcatgaacttaattaatttgagattttcccaattaattgagaaattaatttggaattttcccaattaattaatttgtaacttaatttttgattttccaaattaattgggaaaatcctaACTTTCATGATGTTTTAACGATTACGTAGACGTCATCAAACtcaattaatttgggattttttcaattaattgagaaaatctccaattaaattataaattaattgagaaaatctcaaattttcaattaattgggaaaaatcttccgtagttacatctacggaaaggtttgatgggtttgattaattgagaaaatcctaaattctcaattaattgggaaaaatctTCCGTAGTTACATCTACGGAAAAGTTTGATAGGGTCTGACAATAGagtgtttcgtagatgcatctacggaacttgagattttcccaattaattgggaaaatcccaagatTCATTATGTTTTAtacgctttcgtagatgcatctaccgaaggaatcaaattttttcaaaatatggggtgctttcggatgtgcatctacggaagctagGGGCAAAAATGGAATTTCGTGTGGTGTTTAAGAGATCCATGAGGTAGGTTGAGAAATTTTCTTAAAAGAATaaacaaaaactaaaattatCTAATAAAGTATAATACAATATACACCAATGTATACTGCAAATGGTTACTCAATTTGTGGGGATTGTTTAGTACACTATACTCTATGCCTTACTTATTTatcatgacaaatattttgtaaaattttcaaaattcataTTTTGGAATTCGGATGCATCAAAACACATGTCATATACAAGTATAAAATGTATGGATTTTGAAATTTGGATGCATCCCTACACACCACAACAAACCCAACTTCAAAATCACGGCCAAATCCAAGTAAAAAAGAGTTGGGATTTTAAAATAAGGATTCAACTTGAAGGATCTCAAAATTCGGATGTTTTCATTCAAGtacttttccccgtatttccatATTCTTTGCCATCCATTTGTAGGATCTTCGTCAATTTCTACTCCTCTTCATCTAAGCTAGGCATATtcatctctttttttcttttttttttaaatttatgataCATGCATTCTCTTAGTAGGTTATAACTATGTTTCATTAAAATGCATCCAATACATATGTGTATAGTTTCTTTGATCCTAATAAGATTTGAAATGAATTTGGGGGCATTTGAGGGTTAGGGTACGTGTATGAATAAATTTTGCTCTAGTATGTTTTAGTTCGGATTTTGAAGTCCCGACCCATTATACAGAAAACGGAATTCAGATTTCTCtgttttttattaagttttttaattttgtttgcttattatgtttttttaattttgtttgctAATGCATTGTTTTCCCCCTTTGATTTTATGCctttttttgtttgattataaaaaaaaactgacGGACATGGTCGAGTGAACCGACTTGCTTCAGTGTGCAGGGAAAAGGCTAAACTTTTGCGACAAGATCGAGCTAGGGCAAGAAGAGGGGAAGGAGAAGATCAATTGTAGAAATTCGAAAAGGGAATCAGTTCGACtaataatctaaggtaaggggggttaTCATGAGTAATATGTTTGGTTTAAGGGGTTGATAATTGTATGTTGGGGTTTTGTGCTGttcttgatgaaattgatgatctaTGATGATAGTTTGTTTAATTATATGGTTAacatgttgtatgatgatgattgttgtATTGGTGATTAATAACACAATTTAGATTTAAATCCACCATTGTTTTGAAGGTTTAACGTTTGATGAAGATTATTGGAGGTATGATGAATGTTTGTAAATTGGTGTTTTAAGATAATTAATTCATGTTAGAACTAGGTTAATAGACTTTAAATCGCAGGAAAATCATGATTAAAAACAGTTTTTGGATAAAAGTTTGGGTCTGGTATGATGCAGGTCGTACATGGATATTTTGCAGAATCGCATAGTCCACTTAGCGCagtggagcccgcttagcgcgctcttgaaaataaaaaaaagggtcAAGTCAGTAGGTATTGCGCTTAGCGCGAGTTCGTGAgacaaaattttttattttcgaaaaatATTTATTCTAATTTCTGAGAATTTTCTGGAATTTACTGTGCACGTTTGGGTAGGTTTAGAAGGCATTTTGTATGTAACTTGATGATGTGAATTCTTATGTTCTATACTTGATTGTGGTGAAAGTTGTTGTGTTGATTGATAACATAATTAATTGATGTTGTGTGCTGAGTTGATCAGGATGTTGTGAAGTTTGTGTGTTTGTATAATGATATGAATTTGGTGAATAAATAAATGATGATGTCATTTTGACTAGTCGTGGTCGTTGATTTCATGACGTttagcatcatgcattcataacaTATTTGTAGAACGATAAATCCAGTGATGTTGTAGGACCATTGGTCCAGTGACGACCCTAAAATCTCATTGTGCGGATTAAGTGCAATTTGTTGATGTGCTCCGGCTCCAAGCGAGAGTcaatcctatggtggggatctttggagaacgATGACTGAGTCATCAGTGAAGTATTGGTAACACATGCATGAGTCCATTGTTGTTGCATCACATTTTTGTgatattgtgtgaattgatgatattggcttGTTTGTGATGTGAACAACGTAAGTGATAATTGTGATTGAGTCATAAGATGATGTTGTATATAAGTAATGAtgtgcaagtgtgagtaagtatGTGTATATGATGAATATGTCGTATCGGTATGTATGTGATTGAGTATTGGTATACAACTACTATGtctattccttatgtcttatatattgattatgaaatactcaccctttctgtttgaatattGCCTTCACGTAGGTACTCAAGAGTAGTTCGTTGAAGTTAGGGGATAGCTTCATAGCGTCCTTTTACCGTTGTTTATATTGAAgggagtcttgctctgatacgtaacatcagGGACAGGGTCGTTATGTTCTAGAACTATTATGTTCACTTTGAATATTTGAATTTGGTTTGCATTTTGATGAATTACCTTTCAAAGAATTTTGGATGTTGATGTTTTGAGTTATAATTCATGAACCATGAGGTTTAATTGATGTGTTATGAAGAGTACCAAGGATGTTTTAAATTGTGAATTTCGTTGCAAGATAATCTGATTTACGTTACGACGATAAATGAAATTTAGTTTCAAATAAATGTtgagaacccgtgttacggagcaggactATTATTTGTGTAGTTTTTATGACAATGTGACACCCTTGTTTGGTGATTGTATTTTGATTTAATCCGTATTATATTGAGAATATTCCttgtgggttagaagggtgttacagtacaCTTGTCTAATATTTGTGGCACTTtcgattattttctttttcacatttgaaAGTACATTTTTGGGTTGAAGCATGTTAAATGTTATGTTAGAGACAAGTTTATTCTCTTCAAAATTCAGACGAAATACAATGGGGTGATTGACTAAATTGTATCACAAATTATGATTATGTATACCACAAATCACTTTAAATGTCCATATATTATTTGTCTTGAGGTACTCGTGCAATTTAAAATGACACTCACATTTCTTCGTTTTAGTGTTATCGCTTTTCAACTTCTGGATAAGTGTTTTATACTTTCCATTTATTTCACATCTCATCGTCATAAATGTTTGTCTTTTATCAGAACCAAAAGCAGACCTCCTGATTATGTTCACGCTTAGCaaactcatgtttatttgtaaattattttCCAACATCTACATGGACATCACCCAATTTAACATCCATAGATTCAGTAGTCTTATAGACAACTTCATGGACATCATCAGGGTGAACCATAACTACAACCAATCATAACATAAGACAATTAAAATTCAATATCAGAATAGTATGGATTTCAATTTCCAAACTTAGTGTGACAAAATCCGGATTTCAAAACCTGGATGCAACATACATATTTAAGCTAAAAACTAGATGATCTCAAACGAGGCAGGGAATGCTCGGATGATGCTTCCCCGCTCCCTGCCCCGTCCCCAAATTTATTCCCCATCTCCATTCCCGATCTCCGTCACGGGAGAATATTTCTCCCCATCCCTATagatccccacggatatccacAAAGATTGaatcttaaaaaaatttctataCTTTTTAATCAAAACCATGACACAAGTATTTCGTTATTATCATATATTTGAAGAGTAATCATCATAAGCATAATGAATAAAAGAGAGTGGTTGTTGTGATGACGGAAAGAacggagaagatgatgaatggaGGAGACAAAATTAATTGAGAAAAGAAAAGGAGGAGACGGTGTGTGTTAGAAGCACTTTTTAAAGTTAGGTACTTGGGTAGTGAAACAATACATTatacaataaaacataaaaataaaatgttctactaatgactcttcattttctaatacattaatattttttgtgaaaacttttataattatataatatataaaatataaaaattaaataatatagtcGGAGTCATGGAATCCACGAGGCGGAGGGtactttcccaatccccgccccaaaatTTCATCGAgagaacttttccctccatccccgcTCTCGTGGAAAAAATTCTCCAACTCCGGTGCTCCAAGCAGATAATCCCCTCAGAAATCCCCatgcaagttgacatccctatcGTAATATATGTACATTACATGAAATTCCgatttttttttctcattttgaTGTCAAATTATATAAGAAAGGTTTTTGAAGTACAAATCTTGAGTGAGAATGAAAGAAGATTTTtgtaggcttttaaaaaaaaatgatgctATGATCATGTAAAGTTCTATACATGAAATGTGACACTCAAATTTGTTTTCCCGCTtgaaattttggatattataatctAAAATGTGTTAGGAGAATAAATTCCAGACTTTTTTTGAGAAATGAAATGTCTCTCTGATGAAATGATTTTGTTGTAAAATAGACACATCTAGATTTTGAAAAGAGAAAAAAGTATTTGACCAAAAAAATATAGTATGCTATAATAAAGAAAAGCACatttataacttataaatatttttataatttaattaattttttaaaatagtgtCTTTTGATTAGTATTAAATTTGTTAATagttatataatattatttttctttttgaaaataaatccaaaaacaatttataATATTACTAtggttaaaaagaaaaagaaataaagagtAATGCATTAACATCttacaaatatttaatatttaaatatttttttaatattaatttagcaAGCATTAATAATACTCttcattattaaataataaatattaggcTAAATTACATTTTTAGTTTTCCGATTTTGTTTGATTCACGAAATTAATCCCCTATTTTAAATTTCAAACTATTTTGATCcgtctattttaaattcaaatagtttTAATCCTTTTCTCATGTTTTTCATAGTAAATCAAtgagattttttgttttttaatttatatttttatcgaCAAAGCTAATAATAGATTTATATACAATGATTTGTCATGTTTTACAAATAACTTGTCATTTGAAAATTGAAAGAATCGTTAATTTTACGTGCAAAAGTATGATGGAGAggacaaaaaatatttaaatttaaagtaTGGAGgccaaaaatattaaatatttaaattttaaataggaggattaaaattgtttaaatttaaaatagagagatcaatttcgtaaataaaataaaatagaggagccaaaattgtaattaaatttaaatattactatgattttaaagaaatgaaaaataatacATCAATGACTTAtccttttaaatatattttcaacaaCCATTAAATTTATCaatatatttatttgaaaatagaaaataaaaaaatatattaataatttttttattttttcattaatttaGTGGCCAACATACTTAAATATATATTtgcagataaaaataaataatataaaatattctcttAGTAAAATCACTATAACGACGCACTATAACGATGCAGACATAGTATATTAATaactaaaaaaagaaatatttaattaattcccTTAAATTTTATCTTCAAAATGCATTTaacttattaaaaatatatatttttttgtttttttttaaaatgaaaagaaaatcaaTGGAAAGTATTATTAGTAATATggttaagaaataaaaaataatacattaataaattacaattactttttatttaagaTTCCCCTTTAAAGTTAAAGGCAAAATATCCATTTAGTATATTAATAacctaaaaaaaagaaatatttaattaatttcctTAAATGTTATCTCAGAATGCATTTAACCTattaaaaaatacttttttttttagttttttgttaAATGAAAAGAAAACCATTGGAAAGTGTTAGGAGGGCTTCAAGAAAAGAAAATTGTATTTCTTTGAATCACTAACCTTTCACTATCATGACAACTCATTAATGAAGTAAACTCTTTAATTTCTAGAGGAGAGAAGTTTTTCAAAAGAAACGACTCTGTCCTAGGACGTTTCTGATACATGAGAATTTCACTCTTCATAAGCCTCACATTCCAGAAGAGAACAAAATAAAATACCTCAGAGTCTCATTTTCTCATTATGAGAAGGTGAAAATTATGGGATTGCATCTTTTTCATTCTGGACAAGACACCATGTTCATGTTCTTTAGAATGAAAATGAATTTATCTTCAGCaaagggttttgtaaagatatcagaaCATTGATGTTCTGTATCTATGAATTTTAAAGATAAGATTCTCTTCTGAACATAGTCTCgtataaagtgatgtttaatctcaatgttTATCCCTAGAATGTAAAATgggattctttgataaacaaaTTGCAGAAGTGTTATCAcataatataggaatgttactctcacaTATCTGgaagtcttctagctgacttttcattcAAAGAATCTGAGTGCTACATCCA
Proteins encoded in this region:
- the LOC131636940 gene encoding zinc finger protein ZAT9-like, with protein sequence MEKNNGKVCWICDKWFSNGKAIGGHMRSHYGKLPMPPANSTDLTQHPISASSLTCYPEKNQTENVRPMKRDFSAISANSNRGDGSAPYPQNPTRKRSKCHRQLHTVADRQAADALCLLSEGEPKSGGGESLAQADSQTRFKCDRCGKMFQSYQALGGHKANHSKTKNLDLGDGYPHSC